From a single Deltaproteobacteria bacterium genomic region:
- a CDS encoding outer membrane beta-barrel protein has protein sequence MFRSSGIVLVAFLLVAHTARAEAPPAAPAAAPAAPPQAPQPPQPLDVREPPFGEFDFAWMNGNNPQPASLLAYGPITGSIYVDTYYAWDFNHPIDHTIFPTTTAPRHNEISLNLAHLGVDVTGLDGPIGRLYVQYGSTVETIAGQDTTTTRGFYLTNRLLQNVQQAAAGWHFHVLHGINAEVGIFPSYVGLESYLPEENWAYTHAFMSDFTPYYFFGFRGQFFLTQRFKLELWAVNGWQTFGEWHEARAGGYLWNWKPRAWISFVNSFYAGSEAQGDPSSLRLYSDNNIQILYYQSPASPFLKAMALSLVADIGHEHRGNAPSGWMRGIAIANRFDWSMRWKSTLRVDYYIDETQAISAKFPVGAAYAWPGSGPLNVGGASGTVDYWPSPWLLTRLEYSHRWANQPYFSGPGGITGPGGVLPASALGAAAFQPELVTHDDRVILNVTLRL, from the coding sequence ATGTTTCGTTCTTCAGGGATCGTGCTGGTGGCGTTCCTCCTCGTCGCACACACCGCGCGCGCGGAGGCTCCGCCCGCGGCGCCGGCCGCGGCGCCGGCGGCGCCGCCGCAAGCGCCTCAGCCGCCCCAGCCGCTCGACGTGCGCGAGCCGCCGTTCGGTGAGTTCGACTTTGCGTGGATGAACGGCAACAACCCGCAGCCGGCGTCGCTGCTGGCGTACGGGCCGATCACCGGTTCGATCTATGTCGATACCTACTATGCGTGGGACTTCAACCATCCCATCGACCACACCATCTTCCCGACGACGACCGCGCCGCGACACAACGAGATCTCCCTGAACCTCGCGCACCTCGGCGTGGACGTCACCGGCCTCGACGGTCCGATTGGCCGGCTCTACGTCCAGTACGGCTCCACGGTGGAGACGATCGCCGGCCAGGACACCACCACGACACGCGGGTTCTACTTAACCAATCGGTTACTCCAGAACGTGCAACAGGCCGCGGCGGGCTGGCACTTCCACGTGCTGCACGGCATCAACGCGGAGGTGGGGATCTTTCCCTCGTACGTGGGGCTCGAGAGCTACCTGCCCGAGGAGAACTGGGCCTACACGCACGCGTTCATGTCGGACTTCACGCCGTATTACTTCTTCGGCTTCCGCGGGCAGTTCTTCCTCACCCAGCGCTTCAAGCTGGAGCTCTGGGCCGTCAACGGCTGGCAGACCTTCGGCGAGTGGCACGAGGCCCGCGCGGGCGGCTACCTCTGGAACTGGAAGCCGCGCGCGTGGATCTCGTTCGTGAACTCGTTCTACGCAGGGAGTGAGGCCCAGGGCGATCCGAGCTCGCTCCGCCTCTATTCGGATAACAATATACAGATTCTATATTATCAGAGTCCGGCGTCGCCGTTCCTCAAGGCGATGGCGCTCTCGCTGGTCGCCGACATCGGGCACGAGCACCGTGGCAACGCGCCCTCGGGCTGGATGCGCGGCATCGCCATTGCCAATCGCTTCGACTGGAGCATGCGTTGGAAGAGCACGCTGCGCGTCGACTATTACATTGATGAAACCCAGGCCATCAGCGCCAAGTTCCCCGTGGGGGCGGCATACGCGTGGCCGGGCAGCGGGCCGCTCAACGTGGGCGGCGCGTCCGGGACCGTCGATTACTGGCCGAGCCCGTGGCTGCTCACGCGGCTGGAGTATTCGCACCGCTGGGCCAACCAGCCGTACTTCAGCGGGCCGGGCGGCATCACCGGGCCGGGCGGCGTGCTCCCCGCAAGCGCTCTGGGGGCCGCGGCGTTCCAGCCAGAGCTGGTCACCCATGATGACCGGGTGATCTTGAATGTGACCCTGAGACTCTGA
- a CDS encoding site-2 protease family protein, with product MRGSFRIFTVRGIPIRVHLSFLLILPLLALVFARMVREAAGQGAAVSWLWGTGMAVALFLSVVLHELAHALYGRRHGAVVQDITLLMIGGVSQMTELPQRSRDEAVMALVGPLTSLGLGAGLWVLGLPWRGTSHVDLHFALVNLGRLNLILGAFNLIPAFPMDGGRILRATLAPRLGLGRATRVAAWLGRGLAACFALFGLLGGNLILVFIAAFVWMGAGAEAEQTELKAALEGLRVRDVMTPLARAADASAPLEAIAAEMQREGQLSVTVVDGERVLGVVSLEDLSGVPAERRLETRARELAKPVPTLGPDEPAWRGLRLLAERNLTLVPVVLDGRLVGTLSTSDVKRAMRLRSASERRRPVRAEVHA from the coding sequence ATGCGCGGCTCGTTCCGGATCTTCACCGTGCGCGGCATCCCGATCCGCGTGCACCTGAGCTTCCTGCTCATCCTCCCGCTGCTCGCGCTGGTGTTCGCGCGGATGGTGCGCGAGGCGGCGGGGCAGGGCGCGGCCGTATCGTGGCTCTGGGGCACCGGGATGGCGGTCGCGCTCTTCCTCTCCGTGGTGCTGCACGAGCTGGCGCACGCGCTCTACGGAAGGCGCCACGGCGCGGTGGTGCAGGACATCACGCTCCTGATGATCGGCGGCGTATCGCAGATGACCGAGCTGCCCCAGCGCAGCCGCGACGAGGCCGTGATGGCCCTGGTAGGCCCGCTCACCAGCCTCGGGCTCGGGGCGGGGCTGTGGGTGCTGGGGCTGCCCTGGCGCGGGACGTCGCACGTGGACCTGCACTTCGCGCTGGTGAACCTGGGCCGGCTCAACCTGATCCTCGGCGCGTTCAACCTCATCCCCGCCTTCCCGATGGACGGCGGCCGCATCCTCCGGGCCACGCTCGCGCCGCGGCTCGGCCTGGGCAGGGCCACGCGCGTGGCGGCCTGGCTGGGGCGCGGGCTGGCGGCGTGCTTCGCGCTGTTCGGGCTGCTGGGCGGGAACCTGATCCTGGTGTTCATCGCCGCGTTCGTGTGGATGGGCGCGGGCGCGGAGGCCGAGCAGACCGAGCTCAAGGCCGCCCTCGAGGGCCTGCGCGTGCGCGACGTGATGACCCCGCTCGCGCGCGCCGCCGACGCGAGCGCGCCGCTGGAGGCCATCGCCGCGGAGATGCAGCGCGAGGGCCAGCTCTCGGTGACGGTGGTGGACGGCGAGCGCGTGCTGGGCGTGGTGAGCCTGGAGGATCTCTCGGGCGTGCCCGCGGAGCGGCGGCTGGAGACGCGCGCGCGCGAGCTGGCGAAGCCGGTGCCCACGCTCGGGCCCGACGAGCCGGCGTGGCGCGGGCTGCGGCTCCTGGCGGAGCGGAACCTGACGCTGGTGCCGGTGGTGCTCGATGGCCGCCTGGTGGGGACGCTCTCCACGAGTGACGTGAAGCGCGCGATGCGGCTGCGGAGCGCGAGCGAGCGGCGGCGGCCGGTGCGGGCCGAGGTGCACGCCTGA
- a CDS encoding zf-HC2 domain-containing protein, translated as MKTDVRKLIHAYLDGELSAEEAGALIEAVKRDRAAGRELSALERLGEVAEQLPRPEVRSDFYERVLARADRSPSVSWLERLRGFRLQLSLPQLAVLAVVCLVAVVAPWVARPAPTIDASGKVAVQFVLAAPQATRVAVAGDFNGWNSDKTQLVRNADGTFRLSVSLPPGRYQYQFVVDGERWVPDPLAAEVVDDGFGGKNAVLSI; from the coding sequence GTGAAGACCGATGTCCGAAAGCTCATCCACGCCTACCTCGACGGCGAGCTCTCGGCCGAAGAGGCCGGCGCGTTGATCGAGGCCGTGAAGCGCGATCGCGCGGCGGGCCGCGAGCTCTCCGCGCTGGAGCGCCTGGGCGAGGTGGCCGAGCAGCTGCCCCGGCCCGAGGTGCGCTCCGACTTCTACGAGCGCGTGCTGGCGCGCGCGGACCGTTCGCCCTCGGTCTCGTGGCTGGAGCGGCTGCGCGGGTTCCGGCTGCAGCTCTCGCTGCCCCAGCTGGCGGTGCTTGCGGTTGTCTGCCTGGTGGCCGTCGTCGCGCCGTGGGTGGCGCGTCCGGCTCCGACGATCGACGCATCGGGGAAGGTGGCCGTCCAGTTCGTGCTCGCGGCGCCGCAGGCCACGCGGGTGGCGGTGGCCGGCGACTTCAACGGCTGGAACTCGGACAAGACCCAGCTGGTGCGCAACGCCGATGGCACGTTCCGGCTCTCGGTCTCGCTGCCCCCGGGCCGGTACCAGTACCAGTTCGTGGTGGACGGCGAGCGCTGGGTGCCGGATCCCCTCGCGGCCGAGGTCGTCGACGACGGCTTCGGCGGCAAGAACGCCGTGCTCAGCATCTGA
- the rsgA gene encoding ribosome small subunit-dependent GTPase A, which translates to MELSQLGWDEQWLAAFQALRPCFASLALEPGRVLRQDRGWFKVLTAQGERLSRAAGKLAHGAENALELPVVGDWVAIAFAHSKREATVHAVLPRRSLLARRMAGNDEPQPIAANADVAFLVHGLDQEPHLRRTERALAMIAASGAQPVLVLNKVDLAADAPKAIAEVQAIAHGVAVLALSAERGDGMDAFAALLPPGRTGVLLGPSGAGKSSLANRLLGEARLATGAVRAGDFKGRHTTTRRELVLLPSGALLIDGPGVREFGLLEGELAETFPDIDALAVNCRFRDCAHASEPGCAVRAAAERGELDPDRLESFLKLRRELDTGTSGARAERHGKRKR; encoded by the coding sequence TTGGAGCTCTCGCAACTCGGCTGGGACGAGCAGTGGCTGGCGGCCTTTCAGGCGCTGCGCCCGTGCTTCGCCTCGCTGGCGCTCGAGCCGGGCCGCGTGCTGCGCCAGGATCGCGGCTGGTTCAAGGTGCTCACCGCCCAGGGCGAGCGGCTCTCGCGCGCAGCGGGCAAGCTGGCGCACGGCGCGGAGAACGCGCTGGAGCTGCCGGTGGTCGGCGACTGGGTGGCGATCGCGTTCGCGCACTCCAAGCGCGAGGCCACGGTGCACGCGGTGCTGCCGCGGCGGAGCCTGCTCGCCCGCCGCATGGCCGGGAACGACGAGCCCCAGCCCATCGCCGCCAACGCCGACGTCGCGTTCCTGGTGCACGGGCTCGACCAGGAGCCGCACCTCCGCCGCACCGAGCGGGCGCTGGCGATGATCGCCGCGAGCGGCGCGCAGCCGGTGCTGGTGCTCAACAAGGTCGACCTCGCCGCCGACGCGCCCAAGGCCATCGCCGAGGTGCAGGCCATCGCCCACGGCGTGGCGGTGCTGGCGCTCTCGGCCGAGCGCGGCGACGGGATGGACGCGTTTGCGGCGCTGCTGCCGCCCGGGCGTACGGGGGTGCTGCTCGGGCCGAGCGGGGCAGGGAAGTCGTCGCTCGCGAATCGACTGCTCGGCGAAGCGCGGCTGGCCACGGGCGCGGTGCGCGCGGGCGACTTCAAGGGCCGGCACACCACGACGCGGCGCGAGCTGGTGCTCTTACCCTCGGGCGCGCTGCTCATCGACGGCCCGGGCGTGCGCGAGTTCGGGCTGCTCGAGGGCGAGCTCGCGGAGACCTTCCCGGACATCGACGCGCTCGCGGTGAATTGCCGCTTCCGGGACTGCGCGCACGCGAGCGAGCCGGGCTGTGCAGTGCGCGCGGCGGCGGAGCGAGGCGAGCTCGATCCCGATCGGCTGGAGAGCTTCCTGAAGCTGCGCCGCGAGCTGGACACGGGTACGTCGGGCGCGCGCGCCGAGCGACACGGAAAGCGGAAGCGGTGA
- a CDS encoding DUF1152 domain-containing protein — protein MPARVTAPIADSLSAAKRVLLAGCGGGYDVFGAIPLALELEERGVETHLANLSFTYLNGLQGALQESTVPDLYAVPGSAAVWDQYCPEAWLARFLSGKLGIDRPVWGFDKTGVMPLRRAYQHLISKLGIDALVLVDGGIDAVLKGNESALGTPEEDLTSLAAVRPIELPTKILACIGLGAELRDGICHEQAFTRMGELTALGGFLGVSALLASHGAGKRYAEAVEYAFANQQQTRRSHVHEVVLASARGETGLRGEWTWLSPLSSTYFFFDLHAVADSHLFLAHLEGTQNIWDVTARIEALRKDVTVRDRTQIIL, from the coding sequence ATGCCCGCGCGCGTCACCGCCCCCATCGCCGATTCGCTGAGCGCCGCCAAGCGCGTGCTCCTCGCCGGCTGCGGCGGCGGCTACGACGTCTTCGGCGCGATCCCGCTCGCCCTCGAGCTCGAGGAGCGCGGCGTGGAGACGCACCTCGCGAACCTCTCGTTCACCTACTTGAACGGGCTCCAGGGCGCGCTCCAGGAGTCCACCGTCCCCGACCTCTACGCCGTGCCTGGCAGCGCTGCGGTCTGGGATCAGTACTGCCCCGAGGCGTGGCTGGCGCGCTTTCTGAGCGGGAAGCTCGGGATCGACCGGCCGGTGTGGGGCTTCGACAAGACCGGCGTGATGCCGCTGCGCCGCGCCTACCAGCACCTCATCTCCAAGCTCGGCATCGACGCGCTGGTGCTGGTCGACGGCGGCATCGACGCGGTGCTCAAGGGCAACGAGAGCGCGCTGGGCACGCCCGAAGAGGACCTCACCTCCCTCGCGGCGGTGCGTCCGATCGAGCTGCCGACGAAGATCCTCGCCTGCATCGGCCTGGGCGCGGAGCTCCGCGACGGCATCTGTCACGAGCAGGCCTTCACGCGCATGGGCGAGCTCACTGCGCTGGGCGGCTTTCTGGGCGTGAGCGCGCTGCTCGCGTCGCACGGCGCGGGGAAGCGCTATGCCGAAGCGGTGGAGTACGCCTTCGCCAACCAGCAGCAGACGCGGCGCAGCCACGTGCACGAGGTGGTCCTCGCCAGCGCGCGCGGCGAGACCGGCCTGCGCGGCGAGTGGACCTGGCTGTCGCCGCTCTCCAGCACCTACTTCTTCTTCGACCTGCACGCGGTGGCCGACTCGCACCTCTTCCTGGCGCACCTCGAGGGCACGCAGAACATCTGGGACGTGACCGCGCGCATCGAGGCCCTGCGCAAGGACGTGACCGTGCGCGACCGGACCCAGATCATCCTCTGA
- a CDS encoding YebC/PmpR family DNA-binding transcriptional regulator encodes MGRIFETRKSTMFARWNRMAKVFTRISKEITIAVKASGPSPDSNPALRRAMQNARAANMPKDKVEAAIKRASGQDAKSYDIVLYEGYGPHGVAVLVETATDNVVRTVANVRMHFKEAGGNLGTTGSLGFLFTRMGVFRLAPEGLDLEALELDLIDHGLQEMGEGKGENGEKQIVIRCAFNDFGKLQHAIEARGIHPLSSESAYVPQTMVELPEDKANEVLKLVDALEQDEDVQHVFHNLS; translated from the coding sequence ATGGGACGCATTTTCGAAACGCGCAAGTCCACGATGTTCGCCCGCTGGAACCGGATGGCGAAGGTCTTCACCCGGATCAGCAAGGAAATCACCATCGCGGTGAAGGCGAGCGGCCCGAGCCCCGACTCGAACCCCGCACTTCGCCGCGCCATGCAGAACGCGCGCGCCGCGAACATGCCCAAGGACAAGGTCGAGGCGGCCATCAAGCGCGCCAGCGGCCAGGACGCCAAGAGCTACGACATCGTCCTCTATGAAGGCTACGGACCGCACGGCGTGGCGGTGCTGGTGGAGACCGCCACGGACAACGTGGTCCGCACCGTGGCCAACGTGCGCATGCACTTCAAGGAGGCCGGCGGCAACCTCGGCACCACCGGCAGCCTGGGCTTCCTCTTCACGCGCATGGGCGTGTTCCGCCTCGCGCCCGAGGGCCTCGATCTCGAGGCCCTCGAGCTCGACTTGATTGACCACGGCCTTCAGGAGATGGGCGAGGGCAAGGGCGAGAACGGCGAGAAGCAGATCGTCATCCGCTGCGCGTTCAACGACTTCGGCAAGCTGCAGCACGCCATCGAAGCGCGGGGCATCCACCCCCTCTCCTCCGAGAGCGCGTACGTGCCGCAGACCATGGTGGAGCTGCCCGAGGACAAGGCCAACGAGGTCCTCAAGCTGGTGGACGCCCTGGAGCAGGACGAGGACGTGCAGCACGTGTTCCACAACCTGAGCTGA
- a CDS encoding DUF1622 domain-containing protein: protein MEQLFRRIASDIALCIEGAAVLIITLAALRAFGALLPGKAHRSRNDVFLRFGSWMLLGLEFELAADVLRTAIAPTWTQIGQLGAIAAIRTFLNYFLERDVALLNKDPSPP, encoded by the coding sequence ATGGAGCAGCTCTTCCGCCGCATCGCTTCCGATATCGCGCTCTGCATCGAGGGCGCGGCGGTGCTGATCATCACCCTCGCGGCGCTTCGCGCGTTCGGGGCCCTGCTCCCGGGCAAGGCACACCGCAGCCGGAACGACGTCTTCCTGCGGTTCGGCTCGTGGATGCTGCTGGGCCTGGAGTTCGAGCTCGCCGCCGACGTCTTGCGCACCGCCATCGCCCCCACGTGGACGCAGATCGGCCAGCTCGGCGCCATCGCCGCCATTCGCACGTTCCTCAACTACTTCCTCGAGCGCGACGTCGCGCTGCTCAACAAGGATCCGTCGCCGCCCTGA
- a CDS encoding sigma-70 family RNA polymerase sigma factor codes for MLGASAFARDSMSRSLPPESVDAQDALALARFLEGDRQGFAELVRRHAPGVNALCTRMVGRAVGEELAQESFARAYASLEQLRRDTHFRHWVYRIALNLCRDHLKSARARETATDFSIAEETIAEGSATAHERAASREALKALERALGDLPPKYREAFVLWHVEHLSYEAMAEIAGADVGALKVRVHRAREMLRKALGELLDE; via the coding sequence ATGCTCGGCGCCAGCGCGTTCGCGCGCGACTCCATGTCGAGGTCTTTGCCGCCCGAGTCGGTGGACGCCCAGGATGCCCTGGCGCTGGCGCGCTTTCTCGAAGGAGATCGCCAGGGCTTTGCGGAGCTGGTGCGTCGACACGCGCCGGGCGTGAACGCGCTCTGTACGCGAATGGTCGGGCGCGCCGTGGGCGAGGAGCTGGCGCAGGAGTCGTTCGCGCGCGCCTACGCGAGCCTGGAGCAGCTCCGCCGCGACACCCACTTCCGGCACTGGGTCTACCGCATCGCCTTGAACCTCTGTCGCGATCACTTGAAGTCCGCGCGAGCGAGAGAGACCGCCACCGATTTCTCCATCGCCGAGGAGACGATCGCCGAAGGTTCTGCCACCGCACACGAGCGCGCCGCCTCCCGCGAGGCGCTCAAGGCGCTGGAGCGTGCACTGGGCGATCTGCCGCCGAAGTACCGCGAGGCCTTCGTGCTCTGGCACGTGGAGCACCTCTCCTACGAGGCCATGGCGGAGATCGCCGGCGCGGACGTTGGCGCGCTCAAGGTCCGTGTGCATCGTGCGCGGGAGATGCTGCGCAAGGCGCTGGGCGAGCTCCTGGACGAATGA